The Achromobacter pestifer genome includes a region encoding these proteins:
- the yidC gene encoding membrane protein insertase YidC, with amino-acid sequence MDIRRTVLWMIFSFSLLLLWNNWQIHNGKPSLFGPTPAATTSEPQAAANNATPSVPSAPVPATAAASAVPGATAPVAARSEEVVITTDVLRLTFDTMGAQLVRAELLKYPATGQPDKPTVLLDRAAGLNYVVQTGVVGAPNGQSFPTHQTPFRIVSSERQLTGDNLVVAFEGESGGVKVTKTFTLHRGRYDVDVRHDLANVGAAPVSPALYLQLERDGNDPADTSSFYHTFTGFAVYSEQDKFQKITFGDIEKKKANYIKQSDNGWIAVVQHYFATAWVPPQGKPRTNELLEVQKNLYAARSIEAVGEIAPGAATRVDSHLWVGPQDQKAMAALAPGLELVVDYGWLTIIAKPLFKLMTWLHSILGNWGWTIVALTVLIKAVFYPLAAASYRSMARMKQVAPRLQALKEKYGDDKQKLNAAMMEMYRTEKINPLGGCLPMVVQIPVFISLYWVLLASVEMRGAPWILWVHDLSIRDPFFILPAIMMATMFLQIKLNPTPPDPIQAKVMMIMPLVFGGMMFFFPAGLVLYWCVNNTLSIAQQWSITRAMQRKTEAAANR; translated from the coding sequence ATGGATATCCGACGCACCGTCCTCTGGATGATTTTTTCCTTCTCGCTGTTGCTCCTATGGAACAACTGGCAGATCCATAACGGCAAGCCGTCGCTGTTCGGCCCCACGCCGGCGGCCACCACGAGCGAGCCGCAGGCTGCCGCGAACAACGCGACGCCTTCGGTGCCCAGCGCACCCGTCCCCGCGACCGCCGCTGCATCTGCCGTTCCCGGCGCCACGGCGCCCGTCGCCGCGCGCTCGGAAGAAGTCGTCATCACGACCGACGTGCTGCGCCTGACATTCGACACCATGGGCGCCCAGCTGGTGCGCGCCGAGCTGCTCAAGTACCCGGCGACCGGCCAGCCCGACAAGCCGACCGTGCTGCTGGACCGCGCCGCCGGCCTGAACTACGTAGTGCAGACCGGTGTGGTGGGCGCGCCCAACGGCCAAAGCTTTCCCACGCACCAGACGCCTTTCCGCATCGTGTCCTCGGAACGCCAGCTGACCGGCGACAACCTGGTGGTCGCCTTCGAAGGCGAATCCGGCGGGGTGAAGGTCACCAAGACGTTCACGCTGCACCGCGGCCGCTATGACGTCGACGTGCGCCACGACCTGGCCAACGTCGGCGCCGCCCCCGTGTCGCCCGCCCTGTACCTGCAGCTCGAGCGCGACGGCAACGACCCGGCCGACACGTCCAGCTTCTATCACACCTTCACCGGTTTCGCCGTCTACTCGGAACAGGACAAGTTCCAGAAGATCACCTTCGGCGACATCGAAAAGAAGAAGGCCAACTACATCAAGCAATCGGACAACGGCTGGATCGCCGTGGTCCAGCACTATTTCGCCACCGCCTGGGTGCCCCCGCAGGGCAAGCCGCGCACCAACGAACTGCTGGAAGTGCAGAAGAACCTGTACGCCGCCCGCAGCATCGAAGCCGTCGGCGAGATCGCCCCTGGCGCCGCCACGCGCGTCGATTCGCACCTGTGGGTCGGTCCGCAGGACCAGAAGGCCATGGCGGCCCTGGCCCCCGGCCTGGAACTGGTGGTCGACTACGGCTGGCTGACCATCATCGCCAAGCCCCTGTTCAAGCTGATGACCTGGCTGCATTCCATCCTGGGCAACTGGGGCTGGACGATCGTGGCGCTGACCGTGCTGATCAAGGCCGTGTTCTACCCCCTGGCCGCCGCCAGCTACCGCTCCATGGCCCGCATGAAGCAGGTGGCTCCGCGCCTGCAGGCCCTGAAGGAAAAGTACGGCGACGACAAGCAGAAGCTCAACGCGGCCATGATGGAGATGTACCGCACCGAGAAGATCAACCCGCTGGGCGGCTGCTTGCCGATGGTGGTGCAGATCCCGGTGTTCATCTCGCTGTACTGGGTACTGCTGGCCAGCGTGGAAATGCGCGGCGCGCCCTGGATCCTGTGGGTACACGACCTGTCGATCCGCGACCCGTTCTTCATTCTGCCCGCCATCATGATGGCCACCATGTTCCTGCAGATCAAACTGAACCCGACGCCTCCGGATCCCATCCAGGCCAAGGTCATGATGATCATGCCGCTGGTGTTCGGCGGGATGATGTTCTTCTTCCCGGCCGGCCTGGTGCTCTACTGGTGCGTCAACAACACCTTGTCGATCGCGCAGCAGTGGTCCATCACCCGCGCCATGCAGCGCAAGACGGAAGCCGCGGCCAACCGCTGA
- the yidD gene encoding membrane protein insertion efficiency factor YidD, which produces MIKALLIAPIRFYRFFLSPWIGRQCRFTPTCSAYAIEAIERHGAWRGFWLAVRRIGRCHPWSPGGLDPVPPAKGTNGTPCCSHSHRTEHD; this is translated from the coding sequence ATGATCAAGGCGCTACTCATTGCCCCGATCCGGTTCTACAGGTTTTTCCTGAGCCCCTGGATCGGCAGGCAATGCCGCTTTACCCCAACCTGCTCGGCGTACGCGATCGAAGCGATCGAGCGCCACGGCGCCTGGCGCGGCTTCTGGCTGGCGGTCCGGCGCATCGGCCGCTGCCACCCGTGGTCACCGGGTGGATTGGATCCGGTTCCGCCGGCCAAGGGAACCAATGGCACCCCGTGCTGCTCCCACAGCCACCGCACCGAGCACGATTGA
- the dnaA gene encoding chromosomal replication initiator protein DnaA yields the protein MKEFWQTCVSRLEQELPPQQISAWIRPLVPLAYDETQAVLRVAAPNRFKLDWVRKNFSHQIEALAAEWFERPVQVLFELPSQGAAPRMPVAPVRPPQSAQTYPSGGSPSGGAPPPGPAVAPAPAPATTVAAQAAQAVNADAANIVYERSRLNTDLTFENFVTGKANQLARAAALQVAENPGTSYNPLFLYGGVGLGKTHLIHAIGNAMVAAGTGVRVRYVHADQYVSDVVKAYQRKAFDDFKRYYHSLDLLLIDDIQFFSGKNRTQEEFFYAFEAMVAQRKQIIITSDTYPKELSGIDSRLISRFDSGLTVAIEPPELEMRVAILLRKAESEGVPMPEEVAFFIAKHLRSNVRELEGALRKVLAYARFHGRDVLTVDVCKEALKDLLSVSNGQITVENIQKTVADFYKIKVADMYSKRRPANIALPRQVAMYLAKELTQKSLPEIGDLFGGRDHTTVLHAVRKISDLRAKQAELNHTLHVLEQTLKG from the coding sequence ATGAAAGAATTCTGGCAGACCTGCGTCAGTCGTCTTGAGCAGGAACTCCCCCCCCAACAAATCAGCGCGTGGATACGACCGCTGGTCCCGCTTGCGTACGACGAAACGCAGGCGGTGCTGCGCGTGGCCGCGCCCAACCGCTTCAAGCTGGATTGGGTGCGCAAGAACTTTTCCCACCAGATCGAAGCGTTGGCCGCGGAGTGGTTCGAGCGTCCGGTACAGGTACTGTTTGAGTTGCCTTCCCAAGGCGCCGCGCCGCGCATGCCGGTCGCGCCCGTGCGGCCTCCGCAATCCGCGCAAACGTACCCGTCCGGTGGTTCCCCTTCAGGCGGCGCACCGCCGCCAGGGCCCGCGGTAGCGCCCGCTCCGGCGCCCGCGACGACGGTGGCGGCGCAGGCTGCGCAAGCGGTGAACGCGGATGCGGCAAACATCGTGTACGAGCGCTCGCGCCTGAACACCGACCTGACGTTCGAGAACTTCGTGACGGGTAAGGCGAACCAGCTGGCGCGCGCCGCCGCGCTGCAAGTGGCCGAGAACCCCGGGACGTCCTACAACCCATTGTTCCTGTATGGCGGCGTGGGCCTGGGCAAGACCCACCTGATCCACGCCATCGGCAATGCGATGGTGGCCGCGGGCACGGGTGTCCGCGTGCGCTATGTGCACGCCGACCAGTATGTGTCCGACGTGGTGAAGGCGTACCAGCGCAAGGCGTTCGACGATTTCAAGCGCTACTACCACTCGCTCGACCTGTTGCTGATCGACGATATCCAGTTCTTCTCCGGCAAGAACCGCACGCAGGAAGAATTCTTCTACGCGTTCGAAGCGATGGTGGCCCAGCGCAAGCAGATCATCATCACCAGCGACACGTACCCGAAGGAGCTGTCCGGCATCGACAGCCGCCTGATCTCGCGCTTCGACTCCGGCCTGACGGTGGCGATCGAGCCGCCGGAACTGGAAATGCGCGTGGCGATCCTGCTGCGCAAGGCGGAATCCGAAGGCGTGCCCATGCCCGAGGAAGTGGCGTTCTTCATCGCCAAGCATCTGCGCAGCAACGTGCGCGAACTCGAAGGCGCGCTGCGCAAGGTGCTGGCCTACGCCCGCTTCCACGGCCGCGACGTGCTGACGGTGGATGTCTGCAAGGAAGCCCTGAAGGACCTGCTGTCGGTGTCCAACGGCCAGATCACCGTGGAGAACATCCAGAAGACGGTGGCGGATTTCTACAAGATCAAAGTGGCCGACATGTACTCGAAACGCCGGCCCGCCAATATCGCTTTGCCGCGCCAGGTCGCGATGTACCTGGCGAAGGAGCTGACTCAGAAAAGTCTGCCGGAAATCGGCGATCTGTTCGGTGGCCGTGATCACACCACCGTGCTGCATGCCGTACGCAAGATTTCCGACCTTCGCGCCAAGCAAGCGGAGCTCAACCATACCCTGCACGTGTTGGAACAAACTCTAAAAGGATGA
- a CDS encoding ABC transporter permease, which translates to MTTAHAGFVPIRPEVEYELPPLPPQAAEAPLPWHERLWQHASLRKLAILALLAAIWELAARYTDNDLLLPSASQTAVAFVQGMAGGELLARAGQSLRVLAQGYAAGVALAFVLTTLAVSTRFGRDLLSTLTAMFNPLPAIALLPLALLWFGLGEGSLVFVLIHSVLWALALNTYAGFLGVSETLRMAGRNYGLTGLRYVLQILVPAALPAILAGLRIGWAFAWRTLIAAELVFGASSGKGGLGWYIFQNRNELYTDRVFAGLAAVVIIGLLVENLVFDTVERFTVRRWGMQR; encoded by the coding sequence ATGACGACTGCCCATGCGGGCTTCGTGCCCATCCGACCCGAGGTGGAGTACGAGCTGCCGCCCCTGCCGCCCCAGGCGGCCGAAGCTCCCCTGCCCTGGCATGAACGCCTGTGGCAGCACGCCAGCCTGCGCAAGCTGGCGATCCTGGCGCTGCTGGCCGCGATCTGGGAGCTGGCGGCGCGCTATACCGATAACGACTTGCTGCTGCCCAGCGCGTCGCAGACGGCGGTGGCCTTCGTGCAGGGCATGGCCGGGGGCGAGTTGCTGGCGCGCGCCGGACAGTCGTTGCGCGTGCTGGCGCAGGGTTATGCGGCCGGCGTGGCGCTGGCCTTTGTGCTGACCACGCTGGCGGTGTCGACGCGCTTCGGGCGCGATCTGCTTTCCACCTTGACCGCCATGTTCAATCCCCTGCCTGCGATCGCGTTGTTGCCGCTGGCGCTGCTGTGGTTCGGCCTGGGCGAAGGCAGCCTGGTGTTCGTGCTGATCCATTCGGTGCTGTGGGCGCTGGCGCTGAACACGTATGCGGGCTTTCTCGGGGTATCGGAGACGTTGCGCATGGCGGGCCGAAATTACGGCCTGACGGGCCTGCGCTACGTGCTGCAGATTCTGGTGCCCGCTGCCTTGCCGGCCATCTTGGCGGGGCTGCGTATAGGCTGGGCGTTTGCCTGGCGTACGCTGATCGCGGCGGAACTGGTGTTCGGCGCTTCCAGCGGCAAGGGCGGCCTGGGCTGGTACATCTTCCAGAACCGCAACGAGTTATACACAGACCGCGTGTTCGCGGGGTTGGCGGCAGTGGTGATCATCGGCCTGCTTGTGGAAAACCTGGTGTTCGACACCGTGGAGCGATTCACCGTCAGGCGCTGGGGCATGCAGCGCTGA
- a CDS encoding ribonuclease P protein component — protein sequence MPRSTLPPEARLHRPSEFAAALKGRRLARGAFFIVSAAPNDLPPGQDACARLGLVIAKRFAAHASTRNAIKRVIREAFRHRRLELPAKDYVVRLHSKVAPTTLTALKRMARAEVDAHFERIAR from the coding sequence ATGCCGCGCTCCACGCTTCCCCCGGAGGCGCGGCTGCATCGCCCCTCCGAGTTTGCCGCCGCCCTCAAAGGCCGGCGTCTTGCCCGAGGGGCGTTTTTCATTGTGAGCGCCGCTCCCAATGATCTGCCCCCTGGCCAGGATGCCTGTGCCCGCCTGGGTCTGGTGATCGCCAAGCGGTTCGCCGCCCACGCCAGTACGCGCAACGCCATCAAGCGGGTCATCCGCGAAGCGTTTCGCCATCGGCGCCTGGAGCTGCCGGCAAAAGATTACGTCGTGCGCCTGCATAGCAAGGTCGCGCCCACCACGCTCACCGCGCTTAAACGCATGGCCAGAGCTGAAGTGGACGCTCACTTTGAGCGGATCGCGCGATGA
- a CDS encoding ABC transporter substrate-binding protein, which translates to MGFSSALRDRLVQAATGAGLALILAVLALAAPTPAMAEGRIRIAEQYGIVYLLLNVARDQQLIEKHGKADGVDISVEWAKLSGGSAVNDALLSGAVDIAGAGVGPLLTIWDRTRGKQNVKGVASLGNFPYYLVSNNPNVKTIADFTDKDRIAVPAVGVSVQSRVLQLASAKLWGDAQFNKLDKISVALPHPDAAAAIIAGGTEITGHFGNPPFQEQELAENPKARIVLNSYDVLGGPSSSTVLFATEKFRKENPKTYKAFQAALKEAAQFAAANPEKAADTYLRVTGAKLDRDFLIKVIKNPDVQFKLEPQNTYALAEFMHKVGAIKNAPASWRDYFFDDPVTAQGS; encoded by the coding sequence ATGGGTTTTTCTTCAGCTCTACGTGATCGCTTGGTCCAGGCCGCCACCGGCGCGGGCCTGGCGCTGATACTTGCCGTGCTGGCGCTGGCTGCGCCCACGCCAGCCATGGCGGAGGGCCGCATCCGCATCGCCGAGCAATACGGCATCGTCTATCTGCTGCTGAACGTGGCGCGTGACCAGCAGTTGATCGAAAAGCACGGCAAGGCCGATGGTGTGGATATCTCGGTCGAGTGGGCCAAGCTGTCGGGCGGCTCAGCCGTGAACGATGCGCTGCTGTCCGGGGCTGTGGATATCGCGGGGGCGGGCGTGGGACCGCTGCTGACGATCTGGGACCGCACGCGCGGCAAGCAGAACGTGAAGGGCGTGGCCTCGCTGGGCAACTTTCCCTATTACCTGGTCAGCAACAATCCCAACGTGAAGACGATCGCCGATTTCACCGACAAGGACCGCATCGCGGTGCCGGCGGTGGGCGTGTCGGTGCAATCGCGCGTGTTGCAGCTGGCGTCGGCCAAGTTGTGGGGCGACGCGCAGTTCAACAAGCTGGACAAGATTTCCGTCGCCCTGCCGCATCCGGACGCGGCCGCCGCCATCATCGCGGGCGGCACGGAAATCACGGGGCATTTCGGCAATCCGCCTTTCCAGGAGCAGGAACTGGCCGAGAATCCCAAGGCGCGCATCGTGCTCAATTCCTATGACGTGCTGGGCGGACCCAGTTCGTCGACGGTGCTGTTCGCCACCGAGAAATTCCGCAAGGAAAATCCCAAGACCTACAAGGCGTTCCAGGCGGCGCTGAAGGAAGCGGCGCAGTTCGCCGCCGCCAATCCGGAAAAGGCCGCGGATACCTATCTGCGCGTGACCGGCGCCAAGCTGGACCGCGATTTCCTGATCAAGGTGATCAAGAACCCCGACGTGCAATTCAAGCTGGAACCGCAGAACACCTACGCGCTGGCCGAGTTCATGCACAAGGTGGGCGCGATCAAGAATGCCCCGGCCAGCTGGCGCGACTACTTCTTCGACGATCCCGTCACGGCGCAAGGCAGCTGA
- a CDS encoding TauD/TfdA dioxygenase family protein: MSQSNALRRSEAYAEPAAQAFTIRPLAAVTGAEIVGIDLSRELAPADFTQVHRAHLDHHLLVFRDQRITPQQHIDFSRRFGRLMIHVLHQFHLPGHPEILIVSNIVEDGKPIGLGDAGKYWHSDISYKELPSLGSLLHAQELPAQGGDTLFADMHVAYDTLPAALRDAIEGKRAVHSYLAKYGQLQKEGAWRPNLSAQQVAQVQEVVHPVVRTHPETGRRALFVSEGFTTRIEGLPEDESRQILDELFVHSIRPEHIYRHQWQPHDLVFWDNRSLIHLAGGTPDHLRRKLYRTTIEGDVPF, from the coding sequence ATGTCCCAGAGCAACGCGCTGCGCCGGTCCGAGGCGTATGCCGAACCCGCGGCGCAAGCCTTTACGATCCGCCCGCTGGCGGCCGTGACCGGCGCCGAAATCGTCGGCATCGACCTGTCGCGCGAGCTGGCTCCGGCCGATTTCACCCAGGTGCATCGCGCGCATCTGGACCATCATCTGCTGGTGTTCCGCGACCAGCGCATTACGCCGCAGCAGCACATCGATTTCAGCCGCCGCTTCGGCCGCCTGATGATCCACGTGCTGCATCAATTCCATCTGCCCGGGCATCCCGAGATCCTTATCGTCTCCAACATCGTTGAAGACGGCAAGCCGATAGGGCTGGGCGACGCCGGCAAGTACTGGCATTCGGATATCTCGTACAAGGAACTGCCCAGCCTGGGTTCGCTGCTGCACGCGCAGGAGCTGCCCGCGCAAGGGGGCGACACGCTGTTCGCCGACATGCATGTGGCGTACGACACCCTGCCCGCCGCCTTGCGCGACGCCATCGAAGGCAAGCGCGCCGTGCATTCCTATCTGGCCAAGTATGGCCAATTGCAGAAGGAAGGCGCATGGCGCCCCAATCTCAGCGCGCAACAAGTGGCCCAGGTGCAGGAAGTGGTGCACCCGGTGGTGCGCACGCATCCGGAGACGGGCCGCCGCGCGCTGTTCGTGAGCGAAGGCTTCACTACCCGCATCGAGGGCCTGCCCGAGGACGAGAGCCGCCAGATCCTGGACGAGCTGTTTGTCCACAGCATCCGGCCCGAACACATTTACCGCCACCAATGGCAGCCGCATGACCTGGTGTTCTGGGACAACCGTTCCCTGATCCATCTGGCCGGCGGCACGCCGGACCATCTGCGCCGCAAGCTGTACCGCACCACGATCGAAGGCGACGTGCCGTTCTGA
- the rpmH gene encoding 50S ribosomal protein L34, giving the protein MKRTYQPSVTRRKRTHGFRVRMKTRAGRAILNARRAKGRKRLAV; this is encoded by the coding sequence ATGAAACGTACCTACCAACCTTCCGTTACCCGTCGCAAGCGCACCCATGGTTTCCGCGTGCGCATGAAAACCCGCGCTGGCCGCGCCATCCTGAACGCTCGCCGCGCCAAGGGCCGCAAGCGTCTGGCCGTCTAA
- a CDS encoding ABC transporter ATP-binding protein produces the protein MGLSAATPVDNAEKAAPLLAVDKVSIEYKTRERRVRATHQVSFDVHDAERFILLGASGCGKSTLLKAIAGFIEPTEGRIAVDGKAVRGPGPDRIVVFQEFDQLPPWKTLRQNVAFPLVASRKLSRREADERAMHYLDKVGLSAFADAYPHTLSGGMKQRVAIARALAMQPRVLLMDEPFAALDALTRRRMQEELLALWEEVRFTLLFVTHSIEEALVLGSRVLLLSPHPGRVRAELNAHAFGLHSQGSAAFQSAARRVHDLLFDVAPAEQPAELAAERAAA, from the coding sequence ATGGGATTGAGCGCCGCCACCCCTGTGGATAACGCCGAAAAGGCCGCGCCTTTGCTGGCTGTGGATAAGGTGTCTATCGAATACAAGACGCGCGAACGGCGCGTGCGCGCCACGCATCAGGTCAGTTTTGACGTGCATGACGCGGAGCGCTTCATCCTGCTGGGCGCATCGGGCTGCGGCAAGTCCACACTGCTCAAGGCGATCGCGGGTTTCATCGAACCGACCGAAGGCCGCATCGCCGTCGATGGCAAAGCCGTGCGCGGCCCCGGGCCTGACCGCATCGTGGTGTTCCAGGAATTCGACCAGTTGCCACCTTGGAAAACGCTGCGCCAGAACGTGGCGTTTCCGCTGGTGGCCTCGCGCAAGCTGAGCCGGCGCGAGGCCGATGAGCGCGCCATGCACTATTTGGACAAGGTGGGGCTGTCCGCGTTTGCCGATGCCTATCCGCACACCCTGTCTGGCGGCATGAAGCAGCGCGTGGCCATCGCGCGCGCCTTGGCCATGCAGCCGCGCGTGCTGTTGATGGACGAGCCCTTCGCAGCGCTGGACGCGTTGACGCGGCGGCGCATGCAGGAAGAGCTGCTGGCGTTATGGGAAGAGGTGCGCTTCACGCTGCTGTTCGTCACGCATTCGATCGAAGAGGCATTGGTGCTGGGCAGCCGCGTGCTGCTGCTGTCACCGCATCCGGGGCGCGTGCGCGCGGAGCTGAACGCCCATGCCTTCGGGCTGCACAGCCAGGGCTCGGCGGCGTTCCAGTCGGCCGCCAGGCGCGTTCATGACCTGCTGTTCGACGTGGCGCCCGCGGAACAGCCGGCTGAACTTGCCGCAGAACGCGCTGCGGCCTGA
- the dnaN gene encoding DNA polymerase III subunit beta: MQLVQTTRDALLKPLSTVAGIVERRHTLPILANILMRKEGNKVAFIATDLEVQITTHADFGVGQDNESTTVAARKLLDILKALPDTGDVRLALASNKLSVQSAKSRFALQTLAASEFPTVAQPEQWDVSLTMPQRTLRHLFNMVHFAMAQQDIRYYLNGMLLVFEPGRVRAVATDGHRLAHCSTEADGISERHEVIVPRKTVLEMQRLLEDSDEPVSIDVAPGQIRFRFGDVELVSKLVEGKFPDFTRVIPTNYTRHFLVGREALQGSLQRAAILTTDKFKGVRLQLAQNQMKISSSNAEQEEAQEEIDIDYGHEALDVGFNVGYLLDVLANVKVENIQWSVMPDANASALITLPEDDQFKYVVMPMRI; encoded by the coding sequence ATGCAACTCGTACAAACCACACGCGATGCATTGCTGAAACCGCTATCGACTGTGGCGGGCATCGTCGAAAGACGTCATACCCTGCCCATTCTGGCGAACATCCTGATGCGCAAGGAAGGCAACAAGGTTGCTTTCATTGCGACCGACCTGGAAGTACAGATCACCACTCATGCCGACTTCGGCGTGGGCCAGGACAACGAATCCACCACGGTCGCGGCGCGCAAGCTGCTGGACATCCTGAAGGCCTTGCCGGACACCGGCGACGTGCGCCTGGCCCTGGCCAGCAACAAGCTGTCGGTACAGTCGGCCAAGAGCCGCTTCGCGTTGCAGACGCTGGCCGCCAGCGAATTCCCCACCGTGGCTCAGCCCGAGCAGTGGGACGTATCGCTGACCATGCCGCAACGTACGCTGCGCCATCTGTTCAACATGGTGCACTTCGCCATGGCGCAACAGGACATCCGCTACTACCTGAACGGCATGCTGCTGGTGTTCGAGCCGGGCCGCGTGCGCGCCGTCGCCACCGACGGCCACCGCTTGGCGCATTGCTCGACGGAAGCCGACGGCATCAGCGAACGCCATGAAGTGATCGTGCCGCGCAAGACCGTGCTGGAAATGCAGCGCCTGCTGGAAGACTCCGACGAGCCCGTTTCCATCGACGTGGCGCCGGGCCAGATCCGTTTCCGCTTCGGCGACGTGGAACTCGTCTCCAAGCTGGTCGAAGGCAAGTTCCCCGACTTCACGCGCGTGATCCCGACCAACTACACGCGCCATTTCCTGGTCGGCCGCGAAGCGCTCCAGGGCAGCCTGCAGCGCGCCGCCATCCTGACCACCGACAAGTTCAAGGGTGTGCGCCTGCAACTGGCGCAGAACCAGATGAAGATCTCGTCCTCCAACGCCGAGCAGGAAGAGGCGCAGGAAGAAATCGACATCGACTACGGCCACGAAGCGCTGGACGTGGGCTTTAACGTCGGCTACCTGCTCGACGTGCTGGCCAACGTCAAGGTCGAGAACATCCAGTGGTCGGTCATGCCCGATGCCAATGCGTCGGCGCTCATCACCCTGCCCGAAGACGACCAGTTCAAGTACGTCGTCATGCCCATGCGGATTTGA
- a CDS encoding catalase: MTDKKTHLTTAAGAPVADNNNTLTAGPRGPALLEDFWLIEKLAHFDRERIPERVVHAKGSGAYGTFTVTHDISRYTRANIFSQVGKQTPLFLRFSTVAGERGAADAERDVRGFAIKFYTEEGNWDLVGNNTPVFFIRDPLKFPDFIHTQKRDPKTNLRNATAAWDFWSLNPESLHQVTTLMSDRGIPANLRQQHGFGSHTFSFINKDGERFYVKFHFKSQQGIACMTDEQAAQVVAHDRESSQRDLFNNIEQGNFPKWTLKVQIMPEAEAATYHINPFDLTKVWPHGDYPLIEVGVLELNKNPENYFAEVEQAAFTPANVVPGIGFSADKMLQGRLFSYGDTHRYRLGINHHQIPVNAPRCPFHSFHRDGAGRVDGNAGATLNYEPNSAGEWKETPSAGEPPLALDGQAAARWNHRVDDDYYSQPGALFRLMTPAQQEQLFGNIGRHMAGVPEEIQRRQLEHFRKADPAYAAGVAKALGLKL; this comes from the coding sequence ATGACCGACAAGAAGACGCATCTGACCACCGCCGCAGGCGCGCCCGTGGCCGACAACAACAACACGCTGACCGCAGGCCCCCGCGGCCCGGCGCTGTTGGAAGACTTCTGGCTGATTGAAAAGCTCGCCCATTTCGACCGCGAACGCATCCCCGAACGCGTGGTGCACGCCAAGGGTTCGGGCGCCTACGGCACCTTCACCGTCACGCACGATATCTCGCGCTACACCCGCGCCAATATCTTTTCCCAAGTTGGCAAGCAGACCCCGCTGTTCCTGCGTTTCTCCACCGTGGCCGGCGAGCGCGGCGCGGCGGACGCCGAACGCGACGTGCGCGGCTTCGCCATCAAGTTCTATACCGAAGAAGGCAACTGGGATCTGGTGGGCAACAACACGCCGGTCTTCTTCATCCGCGATCCGCTGAAATTCCCCGACTTCATCCATACCCAGAAGCGCGACCCCAAGACCAACCTGCGCAACGCCACCGCCGCCTGGGACTTCTGGTCGCTCAACCCCGAATCGCTGCACCAGGTCACGACCCTGATGAGCGACCGCGGCATTCCCGCCAACCTGCGCCAGCAGCACGGCTTCGGTTCGCACACGTTCAGCTTCATCAACAAGGACGGCGAACGCTTCTACGTGAAGTTCCACTTCAAGTCGCAGCAGGGCATCGCCTGTATGACCGACGAGCAAGCCGCCCAAGTGGTCGCCCATGACCGCGAAAGCTCGCAGCGCGACCTGTTCAACAACATCGAGCAGGGCAATTTCCCGAAGTGGACGCTGAAGGTGCAAATCATGCCCGAAGCCGAAGCCGCGACCTACCACATCAATCCCTTTGACCTCACCAAGGTCTGGCCGCACGGTGACTATCCGCTGATCGAAGTCGGCGTGCTGGAACTGAACAAGAACCCCGAGAATTACTTCGCCGAAGTGGAGCAAGCCGCCTTCACGCCCGCCAACGTGGTACCGGGCATCGGCTTTTCGGCGGACAAGATGCTGCAGGGCCGCCTGTTCTCCTATGGCGACACGCATCGCTACCGCCTGGGGATCAATCATCACCAGATCCCGGTGAACGCGCCGCGCTGCCCGTTCCATAGCTTCCACCGCGACGGCGCGGGCCGTGTCGACGGCAATGCCGGCGCCACGCTGAACTACGAGCCCAACAGCGCGGGCGAGTGGAAGGAAACCCCGTCGGCGGGCGAGCCGCCGCTGGCGCTGGACGGCCAGGCCGCGGCACGCTGGAATCATCGCGTGGACGATGACTATTACTCGCAGCCGGGCGCCTTGTTCCGCCTGATGACGCCCGCGCAGCAGGAGCAGCTGTTCGGCAACATCGGCCGCCACATGGCCGGCGTGCCGGAAGAGATCCAACGCCGCCAGCTGGAACACTTCCGCAAGGCGGATCCCGCCTACGCCGCCGGCGTGGCCAAGGCGCTGGGATTGAAGCTGTAA